taaaaaaatgaaattactaTGGAAGTCTACCCGAGGTATAAATCATAAATTCTTCTCCATAGATGCCATCGTCGGTGAACCACACCAATTTCCTACACACCAAGTAGCAGACACGAGAGTGTGACGACCTAACATCGCATCACTGTTTTGTAAGTGATAACACAAGCGTACCTCTCCATCAATCTCAGCATATATTGAACTTGTGATCCACCAGAAAGGTCTACGAACCTAAAATGATGAAGATGAGAACTACTTCAGCTCAAACAAATTTGAAGACTTATCTTTTAGCAAATTTTCACACAGTAGAGAATCCAAGAAACCTCACCCGGAAAAGCTCGTTACCCAAAGCATCAGTTATGGAAGCAACAAATGGTCGCCTGGTACGAAGCAGCTGCAGATGTTACAAAGATCATAATATCATTTGGACTGACACACATGAAAACTATGCTTAACAAGATATGTAGTGGACCGTACACAACCTCTCTAAGCTAACAAAGGAATATACACACAGGTCTAGTCTTAGTCGTTTCAGAATACCAAATAGACGCAATGCAAGCTTTTAGTGAGTGATGAATTATGTGGTATAATGAAACTGATAGATCAGAACTTAAACACTGCTCACTGGTGACAGACGAATTAGAGTGTTACAACATAATGATATTAGTTGAGGTAAGGAGACACGAAATAAAAACAACTACAAGTTCAGAGTGATAATGTAACCTGCCGCGCAATTACATGACTTTGCTCCCTGATAGACCCCACAGGCTgtcaaagaagagagaaaacagAGGTTTGAAATacagaaaacttgattttaactcAAGGTCTCAGGTATCAGTAGCACGCTCAAAACTTTTGTATCACTTACCGCCTCAGGATAGCAAACATCAACTACAGCATAGCGGTTTTCCTGCAGAGGGTAAACGAGTGGTATAAAAGCTAGACAGCTAAACGTGGTGAGAGAGAAGATGACAGGGATGGAACTGAAGGGAAAATTCATATGTAAGAGTTACAAACATGGTAAAGCTTATTCATCAGAAACCAGAAACAGTATTACATAGTCCTATGAGGAACAGGAGAAGTggcagaaaaaaatatacctgTTCGAAACCAAGAACCAGATTTGCCCATTCAATGTCCCTTGTAATCAGCAAATTAGACCGAGCAAGCAGCGTTGCAATTTTGGCCTAACAAGAAAATCATGAAGATGAAAAATACCATGAGCTAGCTTCAATATTCTAACCAATTAAACACAGATAACACTTTCATATAGAAATTGATCAGAAAGCTCATACTTGGTTCCATACATCTATACAAGTAACAAAACAACAGTGTTTGTGTTCAGTCTTAGACCATACTAATCTCACAGAGATACACTGAGCAATAAACGCAAGTTACAAATCCAATTAATACACATATAAAGATTATCTCaagcaaaaagaaagaaagcatTTGTATGGTATAGTAAccaaaagaaagataaaagagTCACCTCATCTAAAGTTTTAGGCTTGAGAGGACCAGACATAGACTGGCTAACAGGCGGTTGCTGCAGGGTAGGCTTGTAATGGGTTTCATCAGAAGACTGCTCATAAACTGCATTATCTCCTCTATGCTTAGTAGTAGAAGCTTTCCCATATCGCTTCTCCCTCTCCTTTAGCTTTTTCATATCAGAGACCCATAGCTTAGCCAGAAAGTTCCGGTCCAAGCGAGGTGGAGGAGTATCACCACCACTGCCACTGGCGTCGCTGAAGCGTCGAAAAATGGAAAACAAGAAGACTCGTTCTTGATCAAGAAAGGTTCCTTTAGAACAACAGAGATGACCATTTCTCAGTAACATAGATAGAGAATGCAACGTCCTGATCCCACTGCGTCCTACTCCGTCCTGTAAGATTTTCAGAGGGTTAAGCTGCGTAAGATTTTCAGAGGGTtaagctgcaaaaaaaaaaaaaaagagagtaaaaaatCCCTAATCTACTACACTCCTAAGATGCAAAAAGGTTAAAACTTGTCAACCCATAAACAGTTCAAAGGTGCAGTCTTTTTATGTGGCGACAAAAGAAAGCTCTGATCTTTGAATCCATGATGGCATTTGATTTTGGGATGAGAAAGTGAATACCAGGTTAGAGAAGGAAGAGGCGCAGGAGGAGATAGCATCGCCGCGGAGATGGGAAGTGGATcggaggagaagagaagagagagagcgCTTGGAGAGGAGGAAGAGCATGACGACTTCGCAGATTTAATTAGTGGAAGGAAGCCACATTCGTCCTCTGGTTTGATTATCTGGGTTTCGAGTACAATGTTTACAAATGATCTGCAAAAATTATCCagctttaaagaaaaaaactattttaatttagttaatgACAAATACAATGGATCAGTCGTCTATTGTTAGTGGCTAAACTCCAACTCTTACACCAAATTGTGTTTtggtattttcttttaatttcttacgataaaaattctataaattaataaaacaataaatataatagcATATTTTGAATCGATAAAACACTCTCTAATGAGCATTATTAGACTTGGCCATATTCATAAAGACTGACTCTTCTCCCTCTTTACCAAACCTTCATCTTTCAGAGGGACAAAGATCTTAAACTTTTGTTTGTAATATATTTCAGTCAACAGGCTGATCTCTTTTGTTCTCTTCGGCGATTTTCTATTCGCATAGGCGATTCTCTTGTTCGCGTTGGCGATTTTGAAGTATAAAGTTCAACAAGTTGAGAACTTGATTCTCACTCTCATCTTTCTCTGACATGTTgaacataaataaaactatgGTTGAGTTCTTCTCCTTCTGTGTTAAGTGTTAAACCGTTCGATTGGAAAGTTAAATTTCCTCTTTGTTAGATAAGCTTGGATCTTGATTCAGAGGTGGTATCAAGCTTCACTCGTGTCAGCTGTAGTCTCCACGAAGGTCAAGAAACAAAGTTTGGATCAAGCTTCGGAGATTCAGGACATATTCTAGATGAGTTGGAGCTGCCATAAGGGTTAGCGTTCCGACAAGTTTCTATCCTTTTCTTCTAAAGCTCTTCCCTGTGataaaatctaacaattggaGAAGAAGATCTTG
The window above is part of the Brassica napus cultivar Da-Ae chromosome C3, Da-Ae, whole genome shotgun sequence genome. Proteins encoded here:
- the LOC106426695 gene encoding altered inheritance rate of mitochondria protein 25 — its product is MLFLLSKRSLSSLLLRSTSHLRGDAISSCASSFSNLDGVGRSGIRTLHSLSMLLRNGHLCCSKGTFLDQERVFLFSIFRRFSDASGSGGDTPPPRLDRNFLAKLWVSDMKKLKEREKRYGKASTTKHRGDNAVYEQSSDETHYKPTLQQPPVSQSMSGPLKPKTLDEAKIATLLARSNLLITRDIEWANLVLGFEQENRYAVVDVCYPEAPVGSIREQSHVIARQLLRTRRPFVASITDALGNELFRVRRPFWWITSSIYAEIDGEEIGVVHRRWHLWRRIYDLYLGNQQFAVVENPGFWNWTFTVKDADGEVLAQIDRDWRGFGFEILTDAGQYVIRFGKSDAAFKNGPAKMIEELLVKRPLTLSERAVVVALAISLDNDYFSRHGGWGIPFMAVGE